The Dryobates pubescens isolate bDryPub1 chromosome 41, bDryPub1.pri, whole genome shotgun sequence genome includes a region encoding these proteins:
- the LOC128899176 gene encoding keratin-associated protein 16-1-like, with translation MEIRCWRGKVSAQVPAAPGAQGSAAGAEPFTLMFSTQGPRGEPGGKVSTHLTAASGPQGSAGEAVGWSGKLEPPSLRGGSEAAGQPQAGGRGAAEEPQAAARPGAAGMGRTGDTTLPSTMCHQNGFQLRQLCIPPPSVLVRSFPVKPRGEPCAALRQLQCLSPRPDPCCRPGIAQGTTTYVNLGSLGVRQACVDPCCKQVTKCVDPCCQEVTKCCSTKCVDPCCKEVTKCCTTRCVDPCCQEVTKCTTRCVDPCCQEVTKCTTRCVDPCCEQVTKCTTRCVDPCCQEVTKCTTRCVDPCCQEVTKCTTRCVGPCCQEVTKCSTRCVDPCCQEVTKCTTRCVDPCCQEVTKCTTRCVDPCCQEVTKCTTRCVDPCCEQVTKCTTRCVDPCCQEVTKCTTRCVDPCCQEVTKCTTRCVDPCCEQVTKCTTRCVDPCCQEVTKCTTRCVDPCCQEVTKCTTRCVDPCCEQVTKCTTRCVDPCCQEVTKCTTRCVDPCCEQVTKCTTRCVDPCCQEVTKCTTRCVDPCCEQVTKCTTRCVDPCCQEVTKCTTSCVDPCCPQVIRYVDPCCGEVTKCSTSCADPCCQEVTKCSTSCVDPCCQEVTKCSTSCADPCCQEVTKCSTSCVDPCCQEVTKCSTSCVDPCCQEVTKCSASCVDPCCQEVTKCSTSCVDPCCQEVTKCSTSCVDPCCQEVTKCSASCVDPCCQEVTKCTTSCVDPCCQEVTKCTTSCVDPCCGQATQCSTVCADPCCQEVTKCAPSCADPCCGAVQAVTKCVQSFPTPCVTQASPRCGAVCSPACGQRCSISCADICCRKRLAP, from the exons ATGGAGATCAGGTGCTGGAGGGGGAAGGTCTCCGCGCAGGTCCCGGCTGCCCCCGGGGCGCAGGGCTCCGCCGCCGGGGCCGAGCCCTTCACGCTGATGTTTTCCACGCAGGGCCCCCGAGGGGAGCCGGGGGGGAAGGTGTCCACGCATCTCACAGCCGCCTCGGGGCCGCAGGGCTCCGCTGGGGAGGCCGTGGGCTGGAGCGGCAAGCTGGAGCCTCCCTCGCTTCGAGGAGGCTCGGAGGCTGCCGGGCAGCCGCAGGCAGGCGGCCGGGGAGCAGCGGAGGAGCCGCAGGCGGCTGCCCGCCCCGGGGCCGCGGGAATGGGGAGAACAGGAg ACACGACCCTTCCCTCCACCATGTGTCACCAGAATGGCTTCCAGCTCCGGCAGCTCTGCATCCCCCCTCCCTCCGTGCTGGTCAGGAGCTTCCCGGTGAAGCCCCGCGGGGAGCCCTGCGCCGCTCTCCGCCAGCTCCAGTGCCTCTCTCCGCGCCCGGATCCCTGCTGCCGCCCCGGCATCGCTCAGGGCACCACCACCTACGTCAACCTGGGCAGCCTCGGGgtgaggcaggct TGTGTGGATCCCTGCTGTAAACAAGTGACCAAATGTGTGGATCCCTGCTGCCAAGAGGTGACCAAGTGT TGCAGCACCAAGTGTGTGGATCCCTGCTGCAAGGAAGTGACCAAGTGT TGCACTACCAGGTGTGTggatccctgctgccaggaggtgaccaAGTGCACCACCAGGTGTGTggatccctgctgccaggaggtgaccaAGTGCACTACCAGGTGTGTGGATCCCTGTTGTGAGCAAGTGACCAAGTGCACCACCAGGTGTGTggatccctgctgccaggaggtgaccaAGTGCACCACCAGGTGTGTggatccctgctgccaggaggtgaccaAGTGCACCACCAGGTGTGtgggtccctgctgccaggaggtgaccaAGTGCTCCACCAGGTGTGTggatccctgctgccaggaggtgaccaAGTGCACCACCAGGTGTGTggatccctgctgccaggaggtgaccaAGTGCACCACCAGGTGTGTggatccctgctgccaggaggtgaccaAGTGCACCACCAGGTGTGTGGATCCCTGTTGTGAGCAAGTGACCAAGTGCACCACCAGGTGTGTggatccctgctgccaggaggtgaccaAGTGCACCACCAGGTGTGTggatccctgctgccaggaggtgaccaAGTGCACCACCAGGTGTGTGGATCCCTGTTGTGAGCAAGTGACCAAGTGCACCACCAGGTGTGTggatccctgctgccaggaggtgaccaAGTGCACCACCAGGTGTGTggatccctgctgccaggaggtgaccaAGTGCACTACCAGGTGTGTGGATCCCTGTTGTGAGCAAGTGACCAAGTGCACCACCAGGTGTGTggatccctgctgccaggaggtgaccaAGTGCACTACCAGGTGTGTGGATCCCTGTTGTGAGCAAGTGACCAAGTGCACCACCAGGTGTGTggatccctgctgccaggaggtgaccaAGTGCACCACCAGGTGTGTGGATCCCTGTTGTGAGCAAGTGACCAAGTGCACCACCAGGTGTGTggatccctgctgccaggaggtgaccaAGTGCACCACCAGCTGTGTggatccctgctgccctcaggtGATCCGGTATGTGGATCCCTGCTGCGGC gaggtgaccaagtgcagcaccagctgcgcggatccctgctgccaggaggtgaccaagtgcagcaccagctgcgtggatccctgctgccaggaggtgaccaagtgcagcaccagctgcgcggatccctgctgccaggaggtgaccaagtgcagcaccagctgcgtggatccctgctgccaggaggtgaccaagtgcagcaccagctgcgtggatccctgctgccaggaggtgaccaAGTGCTCCGCCAGCTGCGTggatccctgctgccaggaggtgaccaagtgcagcaccagctgcgtggatccctgctgccaggaggtgaccaAGTGCTCCACCAGCTGCGTggatccctgctgccaggaggtgaccaAGTGCTCCGCCAGCTGCGTggatccctgctgccaggaggtgaccaAGTGCACCACCAGCTGCGTggatccctgctgccaggaggtgaccaAGTGCACCACCAGCTGCGTGGATCCCTGCTGCGGGCAGGCGACCCAATGCAGCACCGTCTGCGCggatccctgctgccaggaggtgaccaAGTGCGCCCCCAGCTGCGCGGATCCCTGCTGCGGAGCTGTCCAGGCTGTCACCAAGTGCGTGcagtccttccccaccccctgtgTGACCCAGGCCAGCCCCCGGTGCGGAGCcgtctgcagccctgcctgcggCCAGCGCTGCTCCATCAGCTGCGCAGATATCTGCTGCAGGAAGCGTCTGGCTCCCTGA
- the LOC104297482 gene encoding proline-rich protein 9: MSYLQQCKQPCLPPPICLQKCSQCVEPCKTVCVEPCVEVCPAPCAPQCAPQCVEPCPPQCVEVCPPPCPPQCAPQCAEPCSSQCVDVCVKPCPEPCAPQCPCPEPCATQCCTTKCVEPCPPQCVEVCTTKCVDTCETVCLEPCSTACSRQC; encoded by the coding sequence aTGTCTTACCTCCAGCAGTgcaagcagccctgcctgccccctcccatCTGCCTGCAGAAGTGCTCCCAGTGCGTGGAGCCCTGCAAGACCGTCTGCGTGGAGCCCTGCGTGGAGGTCTGCCCCGCGCCCTGCGCCCCCCAGTGCGCCCCCCAGTGCGTGGAGCCCTGCCCCCCGCAGTGTGTGGAGGTCTgccccccgccctgccccccTCAGTGCGCCCCCCAGTGCgcggagccctgcagcagccagtgcGTGGACGTCTGCGTGAAGCCCTGCCCGGAGCCCTGCGCCCCGCAGTGCCCCTGCCCGGAGCCCTGCGCCACCCAGTGCTGCACCACCAAGTGCGTGGAGCCCTGCCCCCCGCAGTGCGTGGAGGTCTGCACCACCAAGTGCGTGGACACCTGCGAGACCGTgtgcctggagccctgcagcaccgcCTGCTCCCGCCAGTGCTGA